ACGCACCGGCGAGTCTGCGGGCAGAGGCCAGCCTCCATGGTCCACACCCCGCTGATCCAAAAAAGAAGCCCAGGCTGGATTGTCGCCACGGACAAAGGCCCTTTCTCCAAAAGATTCTGCAAGATGAATGGAAAAGGGCAGCCCATGGTCCCTTGTTTTCTGCTTCAGTTCCCGAAGAAGAGCCGGGCCTGTGCTGTGGGGTCCATGGCCTGCCAGACTAAATCCGGGCCTTTTTTCAGAACCCTTCCGGGGCAAAACCTCCTGCCGGTGATTGCCAACGGACTCATGGAAAACAATGCCGCCAAGGCCAGAACTGTAAATGGCCTCCTCGGACAGCCCTAAGGTGGTCACGTCTCCAAGGGCCATGGTCCCTCCTGCCTTCATGGCAGAAAGGGCCTCCTGAACACCCAGGATCAGCTCTTCCGACCCGAATCCGCTGCGGGCCTCCATCAGACGCTGCACCCATTTTTCAAAGCCACCTTCGGCATCCACCAGCCCGAGAGTGCTGAGTTCCAGATGGGTATGGGCATTCACAAAGCAGGGAAAAAGCCCCCGCTCACCATGATCGGTGACGGCCAGACCGGAAGGAATCCTGCCCCTGCCCACATCCAGAATCCGGCCTCCTTCCACATGCAGCCATGCGTTTTCCATCACCCGGTCACCATCCAGCACCACATGGCGGGCCCTATGTATCCCCTCGCAGACTTCCGGCACAAAACCT
This window of the Desulfobotulus mexicanus genome carries:
- a CDS encoding amidohydrolase family protein; the encoded protein is MPEVCEGIHRARHVVLDGDRVMENAWLHVEGGRILDVGRGRIPSGLAVTDHGERGLFPCFVNAHTHLELSTLGLVDAEGGFEKWVQRLMEARSGFGSEELILGVQEALSAMKAGGTMALGDVTTLGLSEEAIYSSGLGGIVFHESVGNHRQEVLPRKGSEKRPGFSLAGHGPHSTGPALLRELKQKTRDHGLPFSIHLAESFGERAFVRGDNPAWASFLDQRGVDHGGWPLPADSPVRYLDTLGILDPATLCVHLVYADITDIRILAQRGCAVCLCPRSNIYLHGMLPDLGSMVAEGIRPCLGTDSLASTPSLSMAHELLFAAKRWSWLDPAFLFNMASLYGAEALGIDMDYGSLTPGKRACFLVAEAGGHQPVADFVALPEIYEVYG